The genomic segment GATAGTTCAATTAAAATCTGAATGTCCCCAACGACTTCTTTTTGCACATAGACGACAGTTAGATTGAGCCGCATTTTGTTTAACGAACCTGACATTAAGTTAAGATTTCTTGAGTTCAGGTTGCCTAGATTGCGTTGCTGTAGATACTTGTTTTAAGCGACTTATTTCATCTTGAGCGGCTTTTAGTTCACGTTCCATTTGGCGACGGGAGTCGATCATTTCATTCGCTATTGCAGCCAAGTATTTGAACTCCGAAAAGCCCATGCTTTTCTCATCCATATGTTGATACTCTCGCTTGCAGCGATAAAAGAACATTACGAAATGACTAAACGCTCGTTGCAGGGTAAGAAAACTGCGAATGAGTAAAATTATCAAAACCGCAGACGTGACAAGCATAATCATAATACTGGTCATTTCAACTCGCCGCTGTGCATCGTCAACTTGCTGTTGAAGCTGTTGATCTAGGTTTGAAAAGTGCTGCTCTACTAAATGAGCTTGGTTGCGAAAGCGTCCTTGCAATCCACTCTCGTGATCTAACCCCACTTGGCGATATGCATCGACTAATTGCATAAAGTGTTGTTGATATTGGCTTAACAGGGGCATAAATTGCGCATGTACCTTAGCGGGTAACGCTTCAATACTTTGGCGTAAAGTGGAGTAGAGTCCAAGCTCTTTATCCACATATTCCATGTCTTTGCGCAGTAAAAAGTCTTTTTCAGCGCGACGCATCTGTAACAGAACTTGGTGCATGTAGAGCATATTAGCGTCAGCTATTTTCGCTTCTAACTTGTGGGTGGCCTCACGAAATTCACCTTGATAACCGATGTTCTCATTTAAGCCCATGGCAATGCGTGTTTGAACAAGCGTCGTAAACTGTTGTTGATATAAAGGAAAGCTATCTGCAAGTTGATTGAATATATCTTGGTTTAATACCGATTGTTCATCTGCTGATTGCACCACTGCTAGCTGCCTTAAAAACTGCTCTGCTTGCAGGTTGAACTTGTCTACGTAGGTTAAATCTAGGCGCAGCAAAAAGTCTTTCTCGTGACGTCTTAGTTGTAAGAAATCTTGGCCTAAGCGCAACAGCGATTTATTCTTATCGTTTAAATCTACCAGCTTTTGAGTGTAAAAAATTTGACTGGCGACTAACAACAGCATGCCAAATACACAAATGGTTATAATTAACACTAGGCGCGTTTTGATAGAATCTAGGTGAATTGACACAAAAAATGACAGTTAAATGAGTTGGTAGGCCAGTCTGCCATGGTTTTATGACGGTTTTGTGTACATTTGCGCACACAATTAACAGAGGAACACAGTAAAACCCCTCAGGATGGCGTTTTACTGTTGAACCGTCAGGGCTGGTATTTACTATTCGTTTACTTGAATGCCTTCGTCGCTACCGATGAGTACCACGTCGGCTCCACGCATGGCAAATAGGCCGTTGGTAACGACGCCAACAATATTGTTTAGTTGTCGTTCCAATTCAACGGGATTAAGAATGGTTAAGTTGTGTACATCTAAAATAACATTGCCGTTGTCAGTTACTACGCCTTGGCGATAAACGGGATCGCCCCCTAGCTTAACGATTTCACGGGCCACGTATGAACGGGCCATGGGGATCACTTCAACTGGTAGAGGGAATGCACCTAGTAAATCTACATTCTTCGTGTCGTCAATAATACAAATGAACTTTTGCGCGACAGCTGCGACGATTTTTTCACGAGTTAATGCTGCTCCGCCACCCTTGATCATATGACGGTGTTCAGTGATTTCATCTGCTCCATCTACATACACAGAAAGCTGGTCAACAGAGTTCAAATCAAATACTTCTATACCGAGTGCTTTTAAGCGCTCGGTTGAGGCTTCTGAGCTGGATACCGCACCGGCTATATCATTTTTTATTGGTGCTAAAGCTTCAATAAAGTAATTGACCGTAGAGCCTGTGCCAACACCTACAATCGAGCCTTGTTCAACGTATCTTACTGCCGCTTGAGCGACCGCTTTTTTCTTATCGTCTTGATTCATTTTTTTCTTCTGATGAGCGAGGAATGGGTAAATTATACCCAAGGCATTGATAGAAGCTAGGAATGTTCGGCTTTAAGGTTAAACGCAGTGATGGCGCGTGGTCAGTTTGCAAAAATGAGCAGGGTTACGAGGCGTTAAAGATGGATGAAGGGGTGATAATTTTTTGCATGGGAATATCCCACTTTTCATTCACTAAACCTTCATCAACCCTTTGGCAGT from the Paraglaciecola mesophila genome contains:
- the rpiA gene encoding ribose-5-phosphate isomerase RpiA codes for the protein MNQDDKKKAVAQAAVRYVEQGSIVGVGTGSTVNYFIEALAPIKNDIAGAVSSSEASTERLKALGIEVFDLNSVDQLSVYVDGADEITEHRHMIKGGGAALTREKIVAAVAQKFICIIDDTKNVDLLGAFPLPVEVIPMARSYVAREIVKLGGDPVYRQGVVTDNGNVILDVHNLTILNPVELERQLNNIVGVVTNGLFAMRGADVVLIGSDEGIQVNE